In Thermodesulfovibrionales bacterium, the sequence TTGGCATCCTTGCCTGGATTCTTGAGGCATATCTGTAGGTCTCATTTTCTGATAGTTCAGGATTCATAAGATAATTGGCAAAGTAGTCTTCTATATATTCCATTGAGGTCGGAGCAGGAATACCTAGATGAGCAGGAATTACAGGAACCATATCCTTATCTGGATGTTCTATAAACACTGCTATGCCAGGATACTGGAGTCTGTATTGTTCTTTTTCAAAAGAGCCTTTTTGGATATCCTGTCTGTATGCATGATCAAAGAGATTATAAATAACCTGAAACCAGGCATCTGAAATAGTCTTTGCATGAATGCATAGAGGTGTCATAAAATAACTACCTTTCTTGCAACATCTACAACTTTCTTTGCTCCATCTATTGCACTAAGTGCATTCTCTTCTGAGTATTCTTCTGAGGTATAAAATCTATATTACCATAAAAAGCAAGTTCCCTTTCTCTTCTGAACCACTTGGATATTTCTGCAATGTCTGGAAGATGTGTCCGGATGTCTAAAGGAAATTTATCTCTCTGTTCAAGAATCATCATTCCAATATCATGCCACTTTAACGGATTCCCTAACTGTCTGAGCATGGCCTTCTGTGCGAGCTCTACCATTTCCTGTGCTTCCCTAATGATATTTGAGTAGTGCTTTTTTAAGATAAAACTCGAGAACCTCAAATCTTGTTTGAGCCTTGAGCATGTAATCTCTTGGAGGCTGATTTTAGTCATAATTCTATTAAATCTATGTATTTATAGTCAGGTTTAAGTTCCCAGTAATATCCGCCTTTGAAAGGATAGCTATGTCAGAGTCCGGCCTGACAGTATCCCTTGCAACTGAACCGAAAAAAGCATTTGTTACCAGCCTTTCTAAATAATAGTTGATGGTCAATCCTTCAAGCTTTTCTATCAGATCGTAGAATTCTTCTCTGTAAGGCATTGTTGTATTTTAACAGGTAAGATGGAGACATATCACTGTTTTTCTGGACCTGTCCCTTTCGTTATAAAATTCTACTGCCTCGGGTGTCTTTTTTATAACCACATCCATGCCCTGCGCCAAGAGAGTTTTTATAAGTTCTTCCGGCACCTTCATAACTCCATTATAGCCTGTACCAATTATTAATAAATCTGGTTTTTCCTTTATAACCTCTTCAATATCATCAAGGTGCAGAAGATGACCTTCCTTCCGCCACCAATAAGGATTGATTCTGTCAGGAAAAATTATTATATCTGTCGTGTATGTCTTGCCATTTATGATAATTCTGCCAAAGGAATAATGTTCTATAACCATGTATTATTATATAACGTTTTATAAAAAGATTATCAGTGGATCCTTTATCAAATATCAACAAGTAACTGTGGGTTTTCTTTAATAATATCAAAAAATTTCCTTACCACCTCAGGATCAAATTGTCCGCCTGTTTGTTTCTCTATCTCTTTAAGGGTTTCTTCCAGTGTAAGGGCTGGTCTGTAAGGTCTATCACTCGTCATTGCCTCAAAGGCATCGACAAGTGATATTATCCTTGCTTTTATGTCAATATCCTCTCCTTCGATGCCTTCGGGATAGCCCTTACCATCATACCTCTCGTGATGCTGAAGAATTACTTTTTTAAGGTCATGAAATAGCATTCCATCAAAAAGCTCAGCTCCCTTTATTGGATGCATTCTGAGAATATCAAATTCCTCAGAAGTCAGCGGTCCCTTTTTATTAAATATCCTGTAGGGAATCCTGAGTTTTCCTATGTCTGAGAGTGCCGATGCCTGTTCAAGAATTTCAAGATCCTTTGAGAGCAGACCGAGCCTTTTGCCTAATTCAACAGAAAGTATTTTCAATCTCTTGCTCCTTCCCTTTCTGTAAAACCTATTTTCTTCAAGCACGTCACCTATTAAGGTTTCCACCACATAGGTATAACCCTTTGTAACTCTCTCGAAACTCTGAATGTTTTTAAAGATACCTGATAGATGATTTGAAAATACTGTCATCATCTCCACATCATGATGGCTGAAGGTTTCACCGGGAACTCCTTCAACCATTACCCCTCCTATTAATGACTCTTTCAAGCTCACAGGAATTACCATAACCTGTCTCCCTGAAGCGGGATGGATATCCAGAATAGGAAGGCCATTTTTCAGGATTCTGAACAGCAGGTCTTTATCTTCTCCGGATATTTCAGGATTGAAACCATAATTTCTTATATAATTATAGGTAAAATCACTGCTATTTTTTCTTATATATATAATACCTCGCTCAGCTGAAATGATATCTACTATATACTTTATAAAACTTTTTGTTATTTCTTCCATTTCTCTTCGCTCACAGAGACTTACTGTTATGTCTCCTGTCCTTTTCAATCTGCCGATATTTATTTCCATTAAATTGAGTCTTTTCTTAGTCTCTTGACTCAAGAGATGTAGTGCCTTATTCGTTGATTCAAGTTCTTTTAGAGAATACCGGAGTTCTCTGTTCATTTCTTCAAGTTTTTCCTTATATCTCATCTCAGCCCTGAGTTCAGATATTTCCTCTTGCAGATTCCTCTTTAATATCATTAGATTTTTGAATTTATGTATCAGATCTTTGACTTTGACTGAAAGCTCCTCCATCTCATCATCTCTCTCTTTTGTTGTATGTTCCATGAGATCGGGATCATTAAGCATAAAGAGAATTTTTTTGAGGGGATCTAATAATAATCGGTTAACTATTACTGAAGTCAGAATAAGGGCTGTTAAAAACACTAAAATACCTGATATAGCCCATATCCTTTTAAGTCTTTCCATAGCAATAATAATTTCTGAGAGGTCGTACTTTATTTCTATAATACCCAGTATCTTTCTGTCACCGTGGCAGGACTGGCATGGTGGAGAAGATTCAATTGGTTTCAGATAATAGAGCCTGTCCTGAAACATTTTTTTTTGCTGGATATAATCCGCTGACATCAGTCCTACCTCTACTGTTCTCATGGATTTGAGTATAATGCCTTTTTCGTCAAGTATCCTAAGCGAGAGGATGTTATCCATAGTGCTATAATCTCCAATTATGGAATTAATAGCTTCAGGTTTTCCAGTGAGCATAGTAGTTTCAATGTCTCTCTGAAAGAGAGAAACAATCCTTTGCATATCTTTATTCTTTTGTTCTTCTTGATTTTTCTTAAGGAAGTGATTATAGATAGATATATTTAGCATGTGGGAGGCTATTATAATTATGCTGAATAGTGATAATAATTTAATTCTTAAGGTCATTATTCCTCCGTTAAGATTTTAGCAAAAAATGGTTCTCTTTTTAAAGCATACAAAACTCTTTTTAAGTAATACGGTCATTTGTTCTTCAGTGGTTTAAATTAAAAAAATATTGCAGAGTAAAATCAAGAAAAAATCCATAATATGTTAAAATAATCTCTATGAAAAGATTACCTGAATGGATTAAGGGACATAAATTGAATTTAAATCATGAAACCAGAAAGAGGTTGAAACAATATAGACTTCATACCGTCTGCGAGGAGGCAAAGTGCCCCAACAGACAGGAATGTTTCTCAAAACCAACTGCAACATTTCTGATCCTCGGTCCATACTGTACAAGAAATTGCGGTTTCTGCTCTGTAAACCATATGAAGGGTCCTCTCCGCGTTGATTTTGATGAACCAAGGAGAATAGCCCTTGCTGCGAGGGAGTTAGGCCTCAGACATGTGGTTATTACATCAGTTACAAGGGATGACCTTCCCGATGGGGGAGCATCTCATTTTGTTAAGGTTATAAAAAAAGTAAGGGAGGTCTTGCCTTTTACAACAGTTGAGGCTCTTATACCTGATTTTAACGGAAATCTTGATGCATTGGAATCCGTACTGGAGGTAAGGCCTGATGTGCTTAATCATAATGTTGAGACAGTTCCTTCTTTATATAAAAAGGTAAGACCCGGAGCCTCCTTTGAGAGATCTCTCATAATTTTAAAAAAGGCAAAGGAGATGAGACCGGATATCCTGACAAAATCTGGTCTGATGCTCGGTCTTGGTGAGAGTCTGGATGAGGTTATTGAGGTCCTAAGAATGCTTAGGTCCGTGAATTGTGATATTGTCACTATAGGTCAGTATTTGAGACCTGCAAAAGAGAATCTTCCTGTTGTAAAATATATCTCGCCGTATGTATTTAGAGAGCTTGGCAATCTCGCAAAAAAGATGGGCTTCAGGCAAGTTATTTCAGGTCCCCTGGCCAGGAGTTCAATGAATGCTGAAGAGGTCATGAATAAAGTTCTTAATTAAAGAATAATATAAGAGTAATGGAGTGTAAATATGAAGAAGGTTGAATGCAGGATTACAAGCAGGATTGACAGACTGCCTCCTTATGTCTTTGCTGTTGTGAATAATCTGAAGATGCAGGCAAGAAAACAGGGTGAGGATATCATAGACCTCGGGATGGGTAATCCTGATATGCCAGCACCTCCCCATGTTATTGAAAAACTCTGTGAGGCTGCAAAGAATCCAAAGAATCACAGATATTCTGCATCCCGTGGTATCACACAGCTGAGAATGGCTATATGTGAATGGTACAAGAGGCGTTTTGATGTTGACCTTGATCCAGAGACAGAGGCTGTTGTAACCATAGGCTCAAAGGAAGGCCTGTCCCATCTTGCTTTAGCCCTTATAGAACCTGGAGATGTTGCATTGACCCCAACTCCAGCATATCCGATTCATCCTTACAGTGTAATAATTGCTGGAGGAGAGGTGAGGAGCGTACCCATAGGTTATGGAATAGACTTTTTTGCTGAGATTGAAAAGGCCTTTAAAACATCATGGCCAAGGCCGAAGCTGCTTATAATAAATTTCCCCCATAATCCTACAACCCTTGTGGTTGAGGGTCTTGCTTTCTTCAAGAAAATTGTAGATTTTGCAAAGGAAAACAATATAATGGTAATACATGATTTTGCTTACGCAGACCTGGTCTATGATGGATATAAGGCTCCCAGTTTTCTACAGGTACCAGGTGCAAAGGATGTGGGTGTTGAGTTCTTTTCAATGACAAAGAGCTACTCAATGGCCGGCTGGAGGGTTGGATTCTGCGTTGGAAATAAAGATATAGTAGGAGTGCTTACAAGGATA encodes:
- a CDS encoding HD domain-containing protein, which translates into the protein MTLRIKLLSLFSIIIIASHMLNISIYNHFLKKNQEEQKNKDMQRIVSLFQRDIETTMLTGKPEAINSIIGDYSTMDNILSLRILDEKGIILKSMRTVEVGLMSADYIQQKKMFQDRLYYLKPIESSPPCQSCHGDRKILGIIEIKYDLSEIIIAMERLKRIWAISGILVFLTALILTSVIVNRLLLDPLKKILFMLNDPDLMEHTTKERDDEMEELSVKVKDLIHKFKNLMILKRNLQEEISELRAEMRYKEKLEEMNRELRYSLKELESTNKALHLLSQETKKRLNLMEINIGRLKRTGDITVSLCERREMEEITKSFIKYIVDIISAERGIIYIRKNSSDFTYNYIRNYGFNPEISGEDKDLLFRILKNGLPILDIHPASGRQVMVIPVSLKESLIGGVMVEGVPGETFSHHDVEMMTVFSNHLSGIFKNIQSFERVTKGYTYVVETLIGDVLEENRFYRKGRSKRLKILSVELGKRLGLLSKDLEILEQASALSDIGKLRIPYRIFNKKGPLTSEEFDILRMHPIKGAELFDGMLFHDLKKVILQHHERYDGKGYPEGIEGEDIDIKARIISLVDAFEAMTSDRPYRPALTLEETLKEIEKQTGGQFDPEVVRKFFDIIKENPQLLVDI
- a CDS encoding HEPN domain-containing protein, coding for MTKISLQEITCSRLKQDLRFSSFILKKHYSNIIREAQEMVELAQKAMLRQLGNPLKWHDIGMMILEQRDKFPLDIRTHLPDIAEISKWFRRERELAFYGNIDFIPQKNTQKRMHLVQ
- the alaC gene encoding alanine transaminase — encoded protein: MKKVECRITSRIDRLPPYVFAVVNNLKMQARKQGEDIIDLGMGNPDMPAPPHVIEKLCEAAKNPKNHRYSASRGITQLRMAICEWYKRRFDVDLDPETEAVVTIGSKEGLSHLALALIEPGDVALTPTPAYPIHPYSVIIAGGEVRSVPIGYGIDFFAEIEKAFKTSWPRPKLLIINFPHNPTTLVVEGLAFFKKIVDFAKENNIMVIHDFAYADLVYDGYKAPSFLQVPGAKDVGVEFFSMTKSYSMAGWRVGFCVGNKDIVGVLTRIKSYLDYGMFQPIQIAAIVALRGPQDCVEQYRKTYESRRDVLVQGLQKIGWYVEPPKATMFVWAEIPDPFKKMGSLEFAKFLLKEAKVAVSPGIGFGEGGDHYVRFALVENEHRIRQAVRGIKKALSLGS
- the lipA gene encoding lipoyl synthase yields the protein MKRLPEWIKGHKLNLNHETRKRLKQYRLHTVCEEAKCPNRQECFSKPTATFLILGPYCTRNCGFCSVNHMKGPLRVDFDEPRRIALAARELGLRHVVITSVTRDDLPDGGASHFVKVIKKVREVLPFTTVEALIPDFNGNLDALESVLEVRPDVLNHNVETVPSLYKKVRPGASFERSLIILKKAKEMRPDILTKSGLMLGLGESLDEVIEVLRMLRSVNCDIVTIGQYLRPAKENLPVVKYISPYVFRELGNLAKKMGFRQVISGPLARSSMNAEEVMNKVLN
- a CDS encoding Mth938-like domain-containing protein; translated protein: MVIEHYSFGRIIINGKTYTTDIIIFPDRINPYWWRKEGHLLHLDDIEEVIKEKPDLLIIGTGYNGVMKVPEELIKTLLAQGMDVVIKKTPEAVEFYNERDRSRKTVICLHLTC